The Vibrio toranzoniae sequence TCTTCAATGCTGTGCATTAAAGAAGTAAAGCGGCGTTCTTGAAGTTTGGATTGGTCAATCGTCTCGATCTGTGCGGCAAGCTCTAGGCATTTCTTATAGGCAGTGACCAGTTTAAATTCTTTAATCTTATTGGTTTCGGTTGGTTGTTTTTGGACTTCAAATCGATGCCATATAAGGTCGGTACGCGCAACGCGACATTGACCGTCATTCATGTTCAATTGCTCACACTGTAACGCCGGGTTGCTTTGGCACAACTGATCGGTATTTTTGTTCCCTTCAAGACACCCAACTAAAGTGAGAGGCAATATGCCAACCGCCAACCATTTCATAATTTTCATATTCCTTCACTTGTGATCAAATACACTTATTTTCGGTCAGGTTCTTGACTCAATTCTGTTACGGGTTATTTTCTGGTGAAAATTGTTAAAACTAAGGCTTTTACCATGGATGCAGAACAACTTCTTAGCGCAATGACTCCCGAAGTCTACGAACGTTTAACTTACGCTGTTGAAACGGGTAAATGGCCAGAAGGTACGGTGCTCTCAAAAGAACAGCGCGATTCGTGTATGCAAGCGGTTATGTTATACCAATCTAAACATAACTCTGAAGCTCAACATATGACAATTGCAGCTGGCGGTGAGATGAGTTTTAAATCTAAGTCTGAACTAAAGAAACAGTTTAAATCAGACCAAGAAGATATTGTTAGGGTTAACCCAAATCATTAATCTTAAATTACAACAAAGGGGTGGCACTGTGCCATCCCTTTTATTGTTAAGTTGTTTATTTGTAAGCAATAAAACGACTTAGTTCACGTTAAAATCTTTTGATTATCGTGAAGAGACAGGATTCACATCAAGGTCTTGGATCAACGAACAGTTAACAATCTTATAAGTTCATCTCACCACGTAACACTTGTTGCATCTGAATCTTCACTTCTTCGTAGCTCAAGTTTTGGCTTAGTAGATAGTGTAACTTCGCTAGTGCCGCTTCTGGGGTCATATCGTAACCACTGATTACACCTGCTTCCGCCAAGGCACAGCCTGTTGCGTACCCCCCCATGTTGACTTTACCCGCCAAGCATTGAGTTAAGTTCACCACAATGACACCTCGCTCTGAGGCCTCTTTTAAGTGTTGAAGAAGTTCGGGGTTTTGTGGGGCGTTGCCTACACCAAAAGTAAGCAGAATCATTGCGTTAACAGGCTGTAGTAACGTGTTACGGATCACTTCGTGTGAGATGCCTGGGTACATAGTGATGACGCCGATAGGTTGCGGAGTAATGTTATGAACCTTGAAATCACCTTCCGGTTGTTCGTTTACCTTTACGTTATTGCTAAGTTGGATGTTGATACCCGCTTCTAGCAATGGGGTCAGGTTTGGGGAGGTAAACGCATTGAAGCCATCAGCGTGTGATTTGGTGCTGCGGTTGCCACGCATCAATTTGTTGTTGAAGAACAGTGTCACTTCGTTGATAGGGTAGTTCGCCGCGATGTGCAGTGCGTTCAGTAGGTTGGCTTGTCCATCTGAACGTAGTTCTGCGAGTGGAATCTGAGATCCCGTTACAATCACAGGCTTGCCTAGGTTTTCTAACATGAACGACAGCGCAGATGCGGTGTAAGCCATAGTGTCTGTGCCATGCAGGATAACGAAACCATCGTATTTATCGTAGTTCGCCCGGATATCATCAGCGATAGTCTGCCAATCAAGCGGCGTCATATCTGAAGAGTCCATTAACGGAGAGTATTCATGAATGGTGTACTCAGGCATCTCTGGGCGATGGAATTCAGGCATGCCAGCTAGCTGCTTGTCCATGAAACCTGCGACTGGGACATAACCGTGATCAACAGATTTCTGCATGCCAATAGTGCCGCCAGTGTACGCGATATAGATGTGTTTTCTTTCCATAGCGATTAATACTTAGTGTGATATAGGGAACAGGGAGGCGATTATAGCGAATTGTCATGCAATAAAAAGAGGCACCTAACACAGAGGCGCCTCTTGGTTATTGGTTTAGCTTATTGAACTTGGCAGTTTAAGCAAAAAGCATAACGGCCTTGTGGGTCGTTAAAGTTGCCTAACAGTTGGCTATCTTGAGCTAGCTGCTGAGTAACTGGCTGTAAACTGCTTGGTATCATGGATTGAATATCAAGACCAATCGACATCTGAACTTGATTCATGAATTCTTGAATAAATTGTTCAGTTGCTGAAAGAGGCTCTTCTACCCAGTAAATGTTGTAGGCTTCTAACTCGGCAAGCGAAGCTGCCGCTGCAATCGCATCATCAAAATCACCAATTTCATCGACTAGGCCTCTCTGCATCGCATCTTGACCTGTCCATACTCGACCTTGAGCGATCTCGTCGACGGAACCAATGTCCATGCCGCGATTTTCTCCAACCAGGCTGATAAAACGGCGGTAACCATTTTCAATGCCCATTTGGAAAGCGTCTTTAGCACCATCACTTAGTCCTGTCGTAATACCCAGATCGGAGAAGGGTGATGTACCAACGCCATCAGTGTAAACACCAATGTCATTTAGTCCTTTTTCGAAGGTCGTGATAACGCTGAAGATGCCAATCGAGCCCGTTAGTGTGGTTGGTTGAGCTAAGATTTTGTCCGCGCTCATAGAGATCCAATAACCACCAGAAGCGGCGAGGCTAGACATAGAGACGACAACAGGTTTGCCTGCTTGTTTGATTGCTTCTATTTCATTACGTATTACTTCTGAAGCAAATGCGCTGCCACCGGGGCTGTCTACTCGAAGTACGACGGCTTTCACTTTGTCGTCGTTACGAGCTTGGCGAAGTAGTGCGGCAGTCGTGTCCCCACCAACCGTACCACGTGGTTGCTTACCATCCATAATGGCACCACTGGCAACAATTACAGCAACATCATGCGATTCACTTGTTAGGTCTGGAAGCATCGTTGCACGGTATTCGTAGTAGCCAAGCGCGTTGTAGCTGTCTTGACCGTCGCTGCCAAACACATCTGCAAGTTTGAGTCGTACTTGCTGGCGAGTCGCTAGCTCATCAATTAAGCCAAGCTTTTCTGCCAGTTTTGCGATATCACCGTCTACTGACTCAAGGTCTTCCAAGAATGATTCCATGCTTGGGTTTAGAGTTTTAGCATCTATTTGGCGATTGTTGGTCACGTCATCGACGTACGCACCCCATAGTTGGCCTAACCAACGTGATGCTGACTCTTTGGAAGCATCTGACATGTCATCACGAATAAAAGGTTCGATTGCAGACTTGTAAGTGCCTACTCGGAACACATGGGTGTTCACGTCTAGCTTTTCTAATAAGGTTTTGTAATAAAGTGAGTAAGCGCTGTAGCCTTTAAGAAGGACACCACCATCTGGCGACAAGAATACTTTAGTCGCGTAGCTCGCTAGGTAGTATTGGCTCTGGTTGTAAAAGTCACCTACCGCATAAATCGGCTTACCAGCTGCTTTGAACTCGTTCAGTGCCTTAGCAATGTAACGAAGCTTGGTTAGATTGGTTTCTGGTAGCTCTTTAAGCGCTAATACAATGCCCGTTACGTTTTCATCGTCTTTGGCGTAGCGAATCGTTTCAACAATATCAAACAGTACGTTTTCTTTCGGAAAGTCTTTACCAAGCAATGACCCTGTTACGGAGTCCATCGGGTTGATATAACGGCTTTGTTCTACAATTGGACCCGATAGGTTAAGTACTAAAGCCGATTGTTGTGGAACGACCGGCTTAGTCGTAGTCGAGTGGAAGTATACAAAGTAAATGATGGCGATACTGAGTAAAAAGATGATGTTAACAAGCGCAAGACGTACAAACGTAATGAGCTTCCAAATCCCTTTAAAAATCATACCGATAAATTTGAATATTTTTTTCATTCTTTCTCCACGGTGAGATAACGTTGCCTGAACAAGCCGTAAACCATTAATCTCATAATATTAAGCTGCTTAGTATCCTACGATAATTCCCAAGCTCAAACTACACCAAGAATAGTTTATCGATATATATTCTCATTAAGTATAGGGTCTATTGACCTTTAGAGTTGGCTTTTGAAGCATGAAAATTCAAAGCACTATGATCGGTGTTACAAAAATGTAAACGGTTGTTTGAACTTTTGATGATTGAACTATAGTGTGGTCAGACCACAAGGATAAAATAATAGAAGTGATGTCTGCCATGTACCCACATTTACTTGAACCACTCGATCTTGGATTTACTCAGTTACGTAACCGTGTATTGATGGGATCAATGCACACAGGTTTAGAAGAAAATAAAGAAGGCCTACACAAACTCGCCGCGTTTTATGAAGAGCGAGCAAAAGGAGGCGTTGGTCTTATTGTTACCGGTGGTTTCTCTCCTAATTTACGTGGCAGATTAACCCCATTCAGTGCTGAATTCAGTAAAGTAAAGCACGCCAAAGCGCACCAAGTTGTTACCGAAGCTGTCCACAAGCACGGCGGTAAAATTGCGCTTCAATTGTTGCATGCAGGTCGTTATGCGATGCACCCATTCGCGCAAAGTGCTTCTGGCATTAAAGCGCCTATCGCTAAGTTCGCTCCAAGTGAGATGAGCCCTCGCCAAATCAAAAAGACCATTGGTGCCTTTGCCAACAGTGCCGAGCTCGCTCAAGTCGCTGGTTACGACGGCATTGAAATCATGGGCTCTGAAGGTTACTTAATTAACCAATTCATCTGTAAGCGTACCAACATGCGTTACGACGAATGGGGCGGTTCTTATGAGAAGCGTATGCGTTTCCCACTGGAGATCGTTAAATCGATTCGCGAAGCAGTGGGTGATGACTTTATTATTATTTTCCGACTGTCGATGCTGGATTTGGTTGAGCAAGGCAGCACCTTTGAAGATGTTGTTCTACTGGCTCAAAAGCTAGAAGAAGCTGGCGTTACCATTATCAATACCGGTATCGGTTGGCACGAAGCGCGCATTCCGACCATCGCGACACAAGTACCACGCGGTGCGTTCTCTTGGGTAACCGAGAAAGTAAAACCGCATGTTTCTATCCCAGTGATTACTTGTAACCGTATCAATACACCAGAAGAAGCCGAACGTATTCTCAGCTCTGGACAGGCTGATATGGTGTCTATGGCGCGTCCTTTCTTGGCGGACCCTGATTTCGTTAATAAAGCCGCTCAAGACCAAGCTCAGTTCATCAATACCTGTATCGGTTGTAACCAAGCTTGTCTTGATAACGTATTCAAAGGCAAACGAGCGAGTTGTTTGGTTAACCCTAGAGCCTGTTACGAAACGGAAATGGTTGTTCAGCCTGCGGAAGCGACTAAAACCATTGCGGTTGTGGGCGCAGGCCCGGCAGGCTTGGCTTGTGCAACGACGTTGGCACAGCGTGGGCACAAGGTTGACTTGATTGAGAAAAATGACCGCATTGGCGGCCAGTTTAGATTGGCAATGCAGATCCCAGGTAAAGAGGAGTTCAGAGAAACCATTCGTTACTTTGCCAACCAAATCGATGCGTCAGGCGTCAATTTAAAACTGGATACCGAAGCGACGTTCGAGATGTTGTTGAAGTACGATGAAGTTGTTATGGCGGCAGGTGTCGAACCAAGAAAGCTCGATATTGAAGGCATTGATCAAGAAAACGTGGTTGATTACCAAACCTTGATTCGTGATAAGACACCAGTAGGAAAAAAGGTCGCAATTGTTGGTGCTGGTGGTATCGGTATTGATGTGGCAACTATGCTGACAGAGCCGACTTCACATAGCTTGGATGACTGGCTGCATGAGTGGGGCATCGATAAGAACATGGAACACCCAGGCGGGCTTTATCCTTACCCTGATTCGTTCAGCGATAAAACGGTGTGGGTAATGCAGCGTAAAGAAGGTCGTGTTGGTAAAGGCCCGGGTAAAACGACGGGCTGGATTCACAAACGTACGCTAGAAAAACGAGGTGTGAACCTACTTGGCGGCGTGAGCTACAATAAAATTGATGACCAAGGTCTGCATATCAGCGTTGGTAAAAAAGACCAAGTGTTGGATGCCGATTCCGTTGTTGTGTGTGCAGGCCAAGTGTCGGTTCGACCATTTGAAGGTATGTGGCAAGAGTTTGGTGGCAAACTGCACGTGATAGGCGGTGCCGATTATGCCGGAGAGCTGGATGCCGTACGTGCGATTCGTCAAGGTGTTGAGCTAGCTATTAAGTTATAGAATCAGCTATCAAACGGTAATTTTATCGGTAGATATTGTTACTTAATTTACTGAGCTAGATTTTGAACAAGGCTCCTAAGTCATAGATTTAGGAGCCTTTATTGTTTCTAATCTAGGTTAAAGAGACAGTCGTTGAGATTTATTATCGTTTGTATTCTGTGCTAAAGTTCAACTATACAAACAATAAAAATTAGTAAGGACTTCAAATGGATGCTTTGGATCTATTGCTCAACAGACGCTCAATCGCAAAACTCTCTGATCCGGCACCTGAAGGTGTCGCGTTAGAAAACATCATCAAAGCGGGCTTACGTGCACCAGATCATGGCGCACTAACACCTTGGCGCTTTGTTATCGCGCAAGGGTCAGGGCTACAGAAACTTTCTGATATCTTGGTTCGTGCTGCTGAAGCGGATGAAAGCGAAGAAGCTGTGATCGAGAAAGTTAAGAAAGCGCCGTTCCGAGCTCCAATGGTGATCACCGTGATTGCTAAAGTGACTGAGCACGAGAAAGTGCCCGCGATCGAACAACACCTTTCTGCTGGCTGTGCTGCGCAAGCAATGCAAATGGCAGCCGTCGCTCAAGGCTTCCAAGGTTTTTGGCGTTCAGGTAAGTGGATGTTCCATCCAGAAGTTCACCAAGCATTTGGCCTAGAAGGCGATGACGAAATTGTTGGTTTCTTATATTTGGGTACTCCGGGCTGTACGCCAATGAAAGTGTCAGAGCGTGAATTCTCAAAGTTCGTCGAGTTCTTATAAAGAACGTGGAAGCTGAATAGTGGAATGCTAACTGTATAAACAACCAGTTTCCCTTGATTTCTAGGGGCCACATTAGATAATGTGGCCCTAATTGTTTGTAGTATCTGGAAAAACATGTCTCGCCTTATTATTGCTGAAAAACCAAGCCTAGGCCGCGCGATCGCCGCCGCTCTACCGAATCCACAGAAGAAAGACCAAGGGTTTATCAAATGTGGTAATGGGGATGTGGTGACTTGGTGTATTGGACACTTATTGGAGCAGGTTGAGCCGGATGCTTATGACGACCGCTATAAAAAATGGAACTTGGCCGATCTTCCTATCATGCCAGAGCAGTGGCAATTAAGACCGCGTAAGACTTCAAGCAAACAGCTTACGGTGATCCGAAAGCTATTGAAGGACGCGACACAAATTGTTCACGCTGGCGACCCGGATAGAGAAGGGCAGCTGCTGGTTGATGAAGTGATTGACTACTGCAAGGTGTCCAAGGCCAAGAAAGAGTCAATGGACAGGCTGCTGATTAGTGACTTGAACTTGCCAGCGGTAAAGCGAGCGCTCTCTCAAATGCGCAGCAACCGTGATTTTATTCCACTGTCTATTTCGGCTTTAGCACGCTCTAGAGCTGATTGGTTGTATGGAATGAACATGACTCGCGCCTATACCTTGCTTGGCCAAAAGGCGGGCTACCAAGGCGTACTGTCGGTAGGACGAGTGCAGACTCCAGTACTTGGCTTGGTGGTGAGACGTGATGAAGAAATCGAAAACTTCATTCCAAAAGATTATTTCACTTTGCATGCGCTGATCCCTTATCAAAACAATGGGCAGAGCTTTGATATTAGAGCGCGTTGGAAACCAAGCGAAGCATGTAAACCATGGCAAGATGAAGAAGGCCGAGTACTCAATCGAAAGTTGGCTGAAAATGTGGCTAACCGAATTGCGAATCAGCCTGCGACAGTGACAGAATCAGAGCAAAAGCAAAGTAAACAAGCGGCGCCATTGCCTTATTCGTTGTCTGCGTTGCAGATTGATGCGTCTAAACGTTTTGGCATGAGTGCTCAGCAGGTGTTAGACACTTGTCAGTCTTTGTACGAAAAACACAAGCTCATCACTTACCCGCGTTCTGATAGCCGCTATCTCCCTAAAGAGCACTATTCTCAGCGAGAGTCGATCGTGGATGCTATCGCTAACAATGCGAAAGAGCTGCAAAGTGGGGCTCAAGGCGCGGACCTTTCTCTTAAATCCAAAGCATGGAACGACAGCAAGGTCGATGCTCACCACGCGATTATTCCTACTCCAAAGAAATCATCGGTGAATGGTTTGTCTGCCAATGAGATGAAAATCTATCAACAGATCGCTCGCCAGTATCTAATGCAATTCTACCCACCTGCTATTTTTGCCGATGCCAAGTTAGTCTTTGATATTGCTGGTGGCGTGTTCATCGCGAAAGGGCGTCAGCTTATCAACCCGGGTTGGAAAGTGTTGATGGGTAAAACCGACACCGAAGAGAAAGGTGATGGTACTGATACGGTTCCACCGCTCGATAAAGGGACTGTGTTGACCTGTCGTGAAGGTGTGATTGGCGATAAGAAAACCGAACCGCCAAAGCACTTCACCGAAGCGACCTTGCTACAAGCAATGACTGGTATCGCGCGCTTTGTCGCAAACAAAGACCTCAAAGCCATCTTGAAAGAGACCGATGGCCTTGGTACTGAAGCAACCCGTGCAGGCATTCTAGATACCCTTTTCAAAAGGCAACTGCTAACGCGACAAGGCAAAAATATTCACAGTAGCCCTGCAGGCAGAGGTTTAATTCATGCCTTACCTGAGGATTCTACCTTCCCAGACATGACGGCACACTGGGAGCACCAGTTGCAAGGTATGGCAGAACGAAATCAAGCATACCAACCTTTTATGCAAGCGCTGGAAAGCAAGATAGATGGGCTGATGGGTAAAGTAAAAACGGGAGAAGTTCCTGAATCACTCCGCCACCTTCCTAAAGTCGAAAGACCAGCGTTTAAACGTCGTAAAGGAGGTGGTGCGAAGAAGTCTTATGCCAAGAACGGTTCGTATGCTAAGAATGGCTCGTATGCTAAGAAAAGTACTTCCGCTAAAAAGGGCACTAAGAGCTAGTACTTATCGGTAGAGGGATTAACGTCCAACCTTGCGTCCGCAGCGCTTAAACAACTGCTGCCAGTAATCCACATGGCGGCGCGTTGAGGCGCGAAAGGCTTGGTGCGTATCTCGGATAGGAAAGTAGTAGCTGTGAAGTTCTGGCTGAGCATCAAACATAACAAGCTGCGATGCTAACTGCTGATAATAGCCATCCAGTTGCGCCATGTAAGGCTGAACTTTATCAATATACTGTTGTTCGAACACATTGTTGAGATAACGAAACTTAGTGGTGTCTCGTTGTTTTCCGCAGATGATATTGGCATCAAAAGTTGTGAGTTGTTTGGTGATGGTATCGAGCTCAACTGAAGCACGAGCGAGTGAGTAATACAAATCTCCAAGCGTAGAACTCTTCTCCAGTACTTCTTGCACTTCAATGGTTTTGCCCGAAACGAGCGACGTGTTTAACGCCTGATTGATATGTTTTAGGGCGTCACTTGTCTGTCTCACTTGATCGCCAATATCAGCACGTAACCACTGACTCCCCCGCATTTGCGACTGCATAGCATCACTGGCGTAGATGAGATTCCATTGATGTAGCGGAAACTGTACGAGTTTCTGTTGTTCAATTTCTCTTAATAATTCCACGATCTCTGGGTCTAACTCGTTATTAGCTAAACATTGACCAATACCCTCGAGTAGATCGACTTGATAATCGTAATTGCGGAACTCATCCGCGACTTTTCCGAGAACTGAATTCCTCTTGGCAATCAGATTAAATAACCCACACTGACGAAGCTGGTAGCTGTTGATGAGCCCGATAGAGAGCGAAGGTACATCCAATAACAGCTCTCGCTTTCTCGGTAAGCTTTCGAGTTCCCAGTTCTCTTTGATCTCATCGGCGTCTTGTACTCTGGCTATTTTAGTTTGATAGTCGTCGAACAAGTCTCCAGGGCCTTCCCCAAAACACCCACCGAGCACCATGGTTAACAGAACCAGTGGTGAACGCCGCAGTAAATTTGAAAGAAGGCGAGGATTCATGGGGAGCCTACCAATCTATATCGGTGCCATCGAAATTGAAGAAGTGACCACTTACTTCGGTATTGGCAGATTCGATGACTTTGATAAGGCCAGATGTCGAAGTGTCTGTATCGATTAGAGCATTTGGCCCACCCATTTCGGTCTGTACCCAACCTGGATGCAGTGCTAACACAGTAAAGCCACCATCGGTTAGGTCGTTGCTTAAACTCTTCACAACGGAGTTGAGAGCCGCTTTAGAGGAGCGATAGATGTAGCCGCCGCCGGAGGTGTTCTCTGTCATGCTGCCCACTCGAGAAGACAAGCAAGCGACCTTTTTCAGGTCACTGTTTTCTAAAACAGGTAATAGCGTTTCGACAAGCTTCAATGGTGCAATCGTGTTGACTTCAAAAACACGTCGCCACTCTTCAACATCGGTATTACCCAGTCCGTAACCCTTTGGCCCATAGTAGCCAGCATTGTTAATCAAGATATCAATCGACGGAATTTGAGAAGGAAGCTGGCTCACCGCTTGGTAATCGGTTATTTCTAACTGAATGCAGGTTAGGTTACTGTTGTGGTCTGCGAGTGAGAGCAGTTCTTTTGCTGAAGAGGCGTCACGGTAAGTTGCGTACACCTTGTGATTACCTTTCAAGTATTGTTGAGTCAAACTTAAGCCAATGCCGCGGTTCGCTCCAGTAATAAAAATAACGCTCATGGTGATTCCTTTTCAGTTCAATTAGTTAAGTTTGATGGCTTAACACGAGAAAATCAACGGTCCACCAACTGGCCATTAGCATTCCTACAAAAATCATTACTGCAGCCATCGAGCCGCAGATCACCCCAAGGATGAGTATTACGTTTTTCATTGTTGCCTCTGAAATGCATTGTAGATAATGATAATTGTTATCATTAATTAAGGTTGTCGCCAAGTCTGAGGCTGTTATGATTTTAAGAAAGATACGCAATTAACTTGATTATGATTCCTTTAATTTACCACCCAATCTATTCGCAACTGCCTTTACCTGAAGGTCACCGTTATCCGATTAACAAATATCAGTTGTTACACAGTGCTGTTGAGGTGCTAATGGATAGCGAGCCAGAATGGAAGAGCAAGTTCGAAGTGTTCCAACCAACGCCCGTTTCGGTTGAACAAGTCAAACAGGTACACGATAGCGAGTATGTGGATTTGCTTGTGTCTGGTAATTTGCCTGCGGCAAAGATGAGACGTATCGGCTTCCCGTGGAGCGAGTCTCTTATCGAAAGAACGCTCTATTCTAGCGGTGGAACCTGCTTGACCGCGGAAATGGCGATAGAGTGTGGTTTAGCGATTCATTTGAGTGGTGGCTACCATCACGCGCATCATGATTTTGGAAGCGGCTTTTGTTTGTTGAACGATTTGGTGTTAGCAGCAAAGCACGCCTTGACCTTTGAGCACGTAGATAAGGTGCTGATCGTTGATAGTGACGTACACCACGGTGACGGCACAGCGACACTCTGCCAAGACTGCGATGAGATTGTTACTCTTTCTTTTCACTGTGATAAAAATTTTCCAGCTCGAAAGCCATTATCGGATTTAGATGTGCCACTAAGTCGCGAAACCGAAGATGAAGAATTTTTGCGTTGTTTCGAGCAAGTCACCAAGCTTGCGATTGCCCATCACCAACCTGACCTCATCATTTATGATGCGGGTATCGATATCCATCAAGACGATGAACTGGGCTATTTGAATGTGTCTACACAAGGGATCTTTGAACGTGACTGCTTGATGATTGGCCTAGCGAAATCAGAATCCATTCCGATGGCGTGTGTCGTTGGGGGAGGCTATCGAACACAGCATGAAGATCTGGTTCCTATTCACATGCAATTATTGAAAGCGGCTCATCATGTTTACGATTAACTTCTCAAATTAACCACTGAACCCTCATTAAAAAGGTGATAAAGAAGAAGCATCGGTTGCACCAAAAAAGACACGACTTGCACCATTTTGATACGAAGAAAGTACTTTTTTATTAATTAGTTACGTATTCGTGTGATTAATTCTGGTCTGTAAATTGCTTTACCCATGTGAATATAAAAACACAAGGGATGTAAATGAACCTGACGGACAAGGAACGCAGTTGGCTTAAGTGGTTTGGCGCAACAGGGAAACTGGCAATGCGTAGAGCCTGTTTTCTAAATCGAAGTAGGACAGAAGAGCTTGAGCAAACATTTGAAAGTATCGCTCATACTCGGGTTCAACTTCTTCATCATTGGGTGAAGAACCAATGGGGCTTTTTAGAAGACTCTGCCGTTTATTTAGC is a genomic window containing:
- a CDS encoding histone deacetylase family protein, producing the protein MIPLIYHPIYSQLPLPEGHRYPINKYQLLHSAVEVLMDSEPEWKSKFEVFQPTPVSVEQVKQVHDSEYVDLLVSGNLPAAKMRRIGFPWSESLIERTLYSSGGTCLTAEMAIECGLAIHLSGGYHHAHHDFGSGFCLLNDLVLAAKHALTFEHVDKVLIVDSDVHHGDGTATLCQDCDEIVTLSFHCDKNFPARKPLSDLDVPLSRETEDEEFLRCFEQVTKLAIAHHQPDLIIYDAGIDIHQDDELGYLNVSTQGIFERDCLMIGLAKSESIPMACVVGGGYRTQHEDLVPIHMQLLKAAHHVYD